In a genomic window of Vibrio gigantis:
- a CDS encoding aminotransferase-like domain-containing protein, which yields MEIAQSLQQIQSSYIREILAAASDPNVISLAGGLPDAKTFPIDLMKPTLENLANMPEVFQYGSTAGYGPLLDHLTQSYQLPESHTAMICTGSQQGLDLIARAYVDPGDVVVMEAPSYLGAMQVFGLVQANIATVSQTEFGPNLDELETCFAEQAPKMFYAVPDFHNPTGVCWATETRQKVAELCIKYNVAFIEDAPYRELRFTGTELPLVSSFCPDNSIVLRSFSKIASPGLRIGAVTGKRSYLEPLIKVKQGADLHSSVPMQALLVGLLKHEDFNLHMENIRTLYKSRYEVLFSELEKQLPTDCVLKSVDGGMFIWVEIPECDTFELAKTLLSNGVAVVPSPVFYPKADEAKAALRLNFTNANPEELTEAVKRLATVLNER from the coding sequence ATCCAAATGTTATTTCGTTGGCCGGTGGTTTACCCGATGCGAAAACATTCCCTATCGATTTAATGAAGCCTACGCTAGAAAACCTAGCGAACATGCCTGAAGTTTTCCAATACGGTTCGACCGCAGGTTATGGCCCGTTGCTTGATCACCTAACACAAAGCTATCAATTGCCAGAATCTCACACGGCCATGATCTGTACAGGTTCTCAGCAAGGTTTGGATTTGATTGCTCGTGCCTATGTTGACCCGGGTGATGTAGTTGTGATGGAAGCGCCAAGCTATCTAGGTGCGATGCAGGTGTTTGGCTTAGTTCAAGCAAACATTGCAACCGTGTCTCAAACAGAATTTGGCCCGAACCTAGATGAACTGGAAACGTGCTTTGCAGAACAAGCGCCAAAAATGTTCTATGCCGTGCCAGATTTCCACAACCCAACAGGTGTATGCTGGGCAACAGAAACTCGTCAAAAAGTGGCTGAGCTGTGTATCAAATACAACGTGGCCTTCATTGAAGATGCGCCTTACCGTGAGCTACGTTTCACTGGTACTGAACTGCCGTTGGTTTCTTCGTTCTGCCCTGATAACTCTATCGTTCTTCGTTCATTCTCTAAGATTGCATCGCCAGGTCTACGTATTGGCGCGGTAACAGGTAAACGCAGCTACCTTGAGCCACTGATCAAAGTGAAGCAAGGCGCGGATTTACACTCAAGTGTACCAATGCAAGCGCTGCTTGTCGGTCTTCTAAAACATGAAGATTTCAACCTGCATATGGAAAACATTCGCACACTGTACAAGTCTCGTTATGAAGTGCTGTTTTCAGAACTAGAAAAACAACTGCCTACTGACTGTGTATTAAAATCCGTAGATGGCGGGATGTTCATTTGGGTTGAAATTCCAGAGTGCGACACCTTCGAACTGGCTAAAACTCTACTTTCGAATGGTGTAGCGGTTGTACCAAGCCCAGTTTTCTATCCAAAGGCCGACGAAGCCAAAGCCGCCCTACGCTTAAACTTCACCAACGCCAATCCAGAAGAACTAACCGAAGCGGTGAAACGCTTAGCGACTGTGCTTAACGAACGTTAA
- a CDS encoding LysR family transcriptional regulator: protein MDLNLLKTFDAVMKARSVNIAAEALGISAPAVSQSLNRLRDQYKDPLFVREGRGISPTNFAVELHAEVQEPLSLLINGAKSRQHFNAQTSRRTFRISSHKDIDILVFPCLTKYREQHAPNTTIQADIEHIDEQARQADLRQRKVDVILSTVPLEEHGYHNLKLFEEELIVALSIDHPRIQGSISVEQFFFEHHILWETQRMDNYTLNSVACERLPPRKVAYKTGSGLTGLILAQSTDWLCVNARSLADKVTKTGKYQIFNLPFQAESVPIYMTWHHSQNNDTGHKWLRDALQASIERRQLSKS, encoded by the coding sequence ATGGATCTAAACCTATTAAAAACATTCGATGCTGTGATGAAAGCCCGTAGCGTCAATATTGCAGCAGAAGCATTGGGAATTTCAGCACCAGCCGTTAGTCAGTCACTCAACCGATTAAGAGATCAGTACAAAGATCCCTTGTTCGTACGAGAAGGTAGAGGCATCTCCCCAACCAACTTTGCAGTCGAACTCCATGCGGAAGTTCAAGAGCCTTTAAGCCTGTTAATTAACGGCGCTAAATCACGACAGCATTTTAATGCTCAAACAAGTCGACGTACTTTCAGAATCTCCAGCCACAAAGACATTGATATCTTAGTGTTCCCTTGCCTAACCAAATACCGAGAGCAGCACGCCCCAAACACAACCATACAAGCCGATATTGAACATATCGACGAACAAGCTCGACAAGCTGATTTAAGGCAAAGAAAGGTAGACGTGATCTTATCAACTGTTCCTCTGGAAGAGCATGGCTATCACAACCTGAAGCTGTTTGAAGAAGAACTTATCGTCGCACTGAGCATCGATCACCCACGTATACAAGGCAGTATCTCCGTTGAACAATTTTTCTTTGAGCATCATATTTTGTGGGAAACGCAAAGAATGGATAACTACACGCTCAACTCCGTTGCTTGTGAGCGACTTCCACCAAGAAAAGTGGCCTACAAAACGGGCTCTGGACTAACAGGTTTAATACTTGCTCAAAGTACTGACTGGCTGTGCGTTAATGCTCGTTCGTTAGCAGACAAAGTAACCAAGACCGGTAAATATCAGATTTTTAACTTGCCCTTTCAGGCTGAGTCCGTCCCTATTTACATGACTTGGCACCACTCTCAGAACAATGACACAGGCCATAAATGGCTAAGAGATGCACTACAAGCTTCCATCGAGCGCCGTCAATTAAGCAAAAGTTAA
- a CDS encoding 5-carboxymethyl-2-hydroxymuconate Delta-isomerase, with protein MPHCIIEHSQTIDAQHLNQSVFLGAMESQLFSPTGEDIKVRSLAYQHYQTGEEKEDFVHVSVRILSGRQESDKVRLSESILNQLLTLSLSSASLTVEIIDIDRASYSKVLV; from the coding sequence TTGCCTCATTGTATTATCGAGCACTCACAAACTATTGATGCCCAACACCTCAATCAAAGCGTTTTTCTTGGTGCGATGGAGTCTCAATTATTTTCGCCAACGGGAGAAGACATCAAGGTGCGCAGCCTTGCTTACCAACACTATCAAACAGGCGAGGAAAAAGAGGACTTCGTTCATGTCTCAGTACGTATTTTATCAGGTCGTCAGGAGAGTGATAAAGTTAGGCTGTCAGAGTCCATTTTAAATCAATTACTTACCCTGTCATTATCGAGTGCTTCACTCACCGTCGAGATCATTGATATCGATCGAGCGAGCTATTCAAAAGTATTAGTTTGA
- a CDS encoding alkyl sulfatase dimerization domain-containing protein produces the protein MKASSFLTQSICIALLTTTASSAFAMDQNLVRSSDPTFFTNDSVQSHLAKVVWEDAEHNKAFTESSEYMPVAMTEFAKQMAPKIQEISPGKLYSISGFQLASTLVAVGDDGLIIVDPGENDTAAKESMDAFSQFSKLPVKAVIYTHRHPDHAFGAAGWGVTEEQVKSGEVKIIASDNFIPNLVNDVGVTGKILTQRTAYASVYLPGGEKGRPAHFGLGPTFTAGPVSFFMPNVLVSNDEPLKINVSGIDMEIFGAYGDAGDDEIDIYFPQYKHVHGSETIQGETFPNLYTLRGTKYRDVQQWYQGIDKLSEYAEKSNTYSGSHMRAWVGHDFINQRITNYRDAIQFVHDQAIYNINRGIKRDELAEKVILPENLANDPWLGEYYGTVAHSVRNIYNGYLGWWDGDATKLARPGVKEMAQDYIDAMGGEDKVVEIARDAYAEKNYGWAAEVLTHVNNADPDNMEARDLKAQALREWGYAQTNIYWRGYAISNAAELDGTLDRSVAWDFANPAIVKVLPTTKVLETERVNLNAERAKGKELSININVSDTGEVANYTVRNEIAVFSLQQDPNADATLSGKKLEVLGYFNSGDVSNATIKGDSKSVDTFFSLFDHNKANDINLVLPN, from the coding sequence ATGAAAGCTTCTAGTTTTTTAACCCAATCTATATGCATTGCCCTCCTCACAACCACGGCTAGTTCAGCGTTCGCGATGGACCAAAATTTAGTCCGCAGTTCAGACCCAACGTTCTTTACTAATGACTCTGTACAAAGCCACTTAGCAAAAGTGGTGTGGGAAGACGCTGAACACAACAAAGCGTTTACCGAAAGTTCCGAATACATGCCAGTCGCTATGACTGAGTTTGCAAAGCAGATGGCGCCAAAGATTCAAGAAATTTCTCCAGGGAAACTGTACTCGATTTCAGGTTTTCAACTGGCCTCTACGCTTGTTGCTGTGGGAGATGATGGTCTTATTATTGTAGACCCAGGCGAAAATGATACTGCTGCTAAAGAGTCAATGGATGCATTCAGCCAGTTCTCAAAACTTCCGGTAAAAGCCGTAATTTATACCCACCGCCACCCAGACCATGCCTTTGGTGCCGCTGGTTGGGGCGTAACAGAAGAGCAAGTTAAATCAGGCGAAGTAAAAATCATCGCATCCGATAACTTTATCCCTAACTTAGTAAACGATGTTGGTGTGACAGGAAAAATCCTGACTCAACGAACGGCTTACGCGAGTGTTTACCTACCAGGAGGAGAAAAAGGTCGCCCAGCTCATTTCGGATTAGGTCCAACGTTCACAGCTGGCCCCGTATCTTTCTTCATGCCAAATGTATTAGTCAGCAATGACGAACCATTGAAAATCAACGTGTCGGGTATCGATATGGAAATTTTTGGTGCTTACGGCGATGCTGGAGATGACGAAATCGATATCTACTTCCCGCAATATAAACACGTACACGGCAGCGAAACGATTCAAGGTGAAACATTCCCGAACTTGTACACGCTTCGTGGTACCAAATATCGTGACGTTCAGCAATGGTATCAAGGTATCGACAAGTTATCAGAATACGCAGAAAAATCGAACACCTACAGTGGGTCTCACATGAGAGCGTGGGTTGGCCACGACTTTATCAACCAACGCATAACCAACTATCGCGATGCGATTCAATTTGTTCACGACCAAGCAATCTACAATATCAATCGCGGTATTAAGCGTGATGAACTCGCAGAAAAAGTGATACTGCCAGAGAATCTCGCCAACGACCCATGGTTAGGCGAATATTATGGAACCGTTGCGCATTCAGTTCGCAACATTTACAACGGCTACCTCGGTTGGTGGGATGGCGATGCAACGAAACTCGCTCGCCCCGGCGTAAAGGAAATGGCTCAAGACTATATTGATGCTATGGGTGGTGAAGATAAGGTTGTGGAGATTGCTCGCGATGCCTATGCGGAGAAAAACTACGGCTGGGCAGCTGAAGTGCTTACTCATGTAAATAATGCCGATCCTGACAACATGGAAGCTCGTGACTTAAAAGCACAAGCACTTCGTGAATGGGGATATGCTCAAACCAACATCTACTGGAGAGGTTATGCAATTTCTAACGCAGCAGAACTCGACGGCACATTAGATCGCTCTGTCGCTTGGGACTTTGCTAATCCAGCCATCGTTAAGGTTCTACCAACAACCAAAGTCCTAGAAACAGAACGTGTAAACCTCAATGCAGAACGTGCAAAAGGAAAAGAATTATCTATCAACATCAACGTATCTGATACCGGAGAAGTAGCTAACTACACGGTACGTAACGAAATTGCCGTCTTCTCTCTACAGCAAGATCCGAACGCAGATGCAACGTTGAGCGGTAAAAAATTAGAAGTGCTGGGTTACTTCAATTCAGGTGACGTAAGTAACGCAACCATCAAAGGCGACAGTAAATCTGTAGATACGTTCTTCAGCTTGTTTGACCATAACAAAGCGAATGACATCAACCTAGTTTTACCTAATTAA